From Coffea arabica cultivar ET-39 chromosome 2e, Coffea Arabica ET-39 HiFi, whole genome shotgun sequence, the proteins below share one genomic window:
- the LOC113731738 gene encoding probable helicase CHR10 isoform X4, translating to MNYQQRLMAAAKYVYAGDSPARDDPVVNPVDFGITATLKPHQVEGLSWLIKRYLLGVNVILGDEMGLGKTLQAISFLSYLKVHRRSSGPFLVLCPLSVTDSWVSEVANFAPKIRVLCYVGEKEHRCTLRKKMYEHVKGQLLLSNVPSLAFDMLLTTYDIALIDQDFLSQFPWHYAIIDEAQRLKNPSSVLYHVLKERFIMLRKLLMTGTPIQNNLTELWALMHFCMPLVFGRLEEFLSAFKEAGDPSCCNSEIARNQFIKLKYVLGAFMLRRTKSKLIESGNLVLPPLTEITVMAPLVPLQKKVYVSILRKELPKLLAFASGALNAASLRNIVVQLRKACSHPYLFPGIEPEPYQEGEHLVQASGKLVILDHILQKLHNSGHRVLLFAQMTKTLDILQDFLEWRKYSYERLDGSVRAEERFVAIRSFSQQSQKGSSTSKADESSEFVFMISTRAGGVGLNLVAADTVIFYEQDWNPQVDKQALQRAHRIGQKNHVLSINLVTSKTVEEVIMRRAERKLQLSHNVIGDDIVNQEGKEMSGPEDGDLRSVMLGLHKFDPLEMSNENSNQIDKNELTAMAERVVAFRYKLQSEIDDRKFEVNPVDMLHGTDILTRGGPESIKYDPDLDEATYCEWVEKFKETSPSNHDSIIEVGNRRGILEDKHLKAQAARKKAEQKKLSKWEALGYVSLAVVDPVIPTEDNILSDSGSVNFVYGDCTDPSRFSASESTVIFSCIDNSGNWGHGGLFDALQKLSASIPAAYQRAHEFGDLHLGDLHVVEITKDSGEVASGSPVRQWVALAVVQSYNPRRKVPRSNISIPDLECCLAKASFFASQNSASIHMPRIGYQDASDRSEWYTVERLLRKYAAVYGTNIFVYYYRRSG from the exons ATGAACTACCAGCAAAGACTGATGGCAGCGGCCAAGTATGTCTACGCCGGCGACTCCCCCGCCAGAGATGATCCGGTGGTCAATCCCGTTGACTTCGGAATCACTGCCACTCTCAAACCTCACCAAGTAGAAGGCCTCTCCTGGCTAATTAAACGCTACCTTCTCGGCGTCAACGTTATTCTAG gGGATGAG ATGGGGTTGGGAAAGACTTTACAAGCAATATCTTTTTTGAGTTATTTGAAGGTTCATCGGAGGTCTTCTGGGCCATTCT TGGTATTATGTCCACTGAGTGTGACTGATAGCTGGGTATCCGAAGTAGCCAATTTTGCTCCCAAGATAAGAGTCCTCTGTTATGTTGGAGAAAAGGAACATAGATGTACCTTGCGCAAGAAGATGTATGAGCATGTCAAAGGCCAGCTTTTATTGTCTAAT GTACCATCATTAGCTTTTGATATGCTACTGACTACATATGACATAGCATTAATTGATCAGGATTTTCTGTCGCAATTTCCATGGCATTATGCAATCATTGATGAAGCACAGAGACTTAAAAATCCTTCAAGT GTTTTGTATCATGTCCTCAAAGAAAGGTTCATTATGCTGAGAAAGTTGCTGATGACTGGCACTCCTATCCAGAACAATCTAACTGAACTTTGGGCTTTGATGCACTTCTGTATGCCCTTAGTATTTGGAAGATTGGAGGAGTTCCTTTCAGCATTCAAAGAAGCTGGAGATCCTTCAT GTTGCAATTCAGAGATAGCTCGAAATCAGTTTATTAAACTGAAATATGTACTTGGAGCATTCATGCTTCGAAGAACCAAATCAAAGCTTATTGAGTCTGGGAACCTTGTGCTGCCGCCTCTCACTGAGATCACTGT GATGGCACCCTTGGTTCCTCTGCAGAAGAAAGTCTATGTGTCCATATTGCGCAAAGAGCTTCCTAAGCTGCTGGCATTTGCTTCAGGAGCCTTAAATGCTGCTTCCTTGCGGAACATT GTAGTTCAGCTACGCAAGGCATGTAGTCATCCTTACCTTTTTCCTGGTATTGAGCCTGAACCATATCAAGAGGGTGAACACCTAGTTCAG GCTAGCGGGAAACTCGTAATTCTAGATCATATACTGCAGAAGCTGCATAATTCTGGACATCGTGTTCTTCTTTTTGCTCAGATGACCAAAACACTTGATATATTACAG GATTTTCTAGAATGGAGGAAATACTCTTATGAGCGTCTTGATGGTTCAGTTCGTGCCGAGGAGCGGTTTGTGGCAATAAGAAGTTTCAGCCAACAATCCCAAAAAGGAAGCTCAACTTCTAAAGCAGATGAAAGCAGTGAATTTGTCTTTATGATTTCTACTAGAGCTGGGGGAGTCGGGCTGAATCTGGTGGCTGCTGATACT GTCATATTTTACGAACAAGATTGGAATCCCCAGGTCGACAAGCAAGCTCTCCAACGTGCTCACAGGATTGGTCAAAAGAATCATGTTTTATCCATAAATTTAGTGACATCAAAAACAGTAGAGGAG GTTATTATGCGTCGGGCAGAACGCAAATTGCAACTTAGCCATAATGTTATAGGAGATGATATTGTCAATCAGGAAGGGAAAGAGATGTCAGGACCTGAAGATGGTGACTTGCGGTCTGTCATGCTTGGTTTGCATAAATTTGACCCTCTAGAGATGAGCAATGAAAATTCCAatcaaattgacaaaaatgaaTTGACTGCAATGGCAGAGAGGGTTGTTGCATTTCGCTACAAGCTACAATCAGAAATAGATGACAGAAAGTTTGAGGTCAATCCAGTAGATATGTTGCATGGGACAGACATTTTAACTCGAGGAGGTCCAGAGTCCATAAAGTATGACCCTGACTTAGATGAGGCAACTTACTGTGAGTGGGTGGAAAAGTTTAAGGAAACATCACCATCAAACCATGATAGTATTATAGAGGTAGGAAATAGGAGAGGCATACTGGAGGACAAGCACCTCAAAGCCCAGGCTGCTAGGAAAAAAGCAGAGCAGAAGAAATTGTCCAAGTGGGAAGCTCTTGGATATGTTTCATTAGCTGTTGTTGATCCTGTGATCCCTACAGAGGACAACATTTTGTcagattctggttctgttaaTTTTGTTTATGGGGATTGCACAGATCCTTCACGATTTTCTGCATCAGAATCTACAGTTATATTCAG CTGCATAGATAACTCTGGAAATTGGGGTCATGGTGGTCTGTTTGATGCACTTCAAAAACTTTCAGCTTCCATTCCGGCTGCATACCAACGAGCTCATGAGTTTGGCGATCTTCATCTGGGTGATCTGCATGTCGTTGAAATTACAA AGGATTCTGGTGAAGTAGCTAGTGGCAGTCCTGTTCGTCAATGGGTAGCTTTAGCTGTTGTACAATCATATAATCCTAGGCGTAAGGTCCCTCGGAGCAATATTTCTATTCCTGATTTGGAATGTTGTCTAGCTAAAGCATCATTTTTTGCATCTCAAAATTCAG CTTCAATCCATATGCCAAGGATTGGTTACCAGGACGCATCAGATCGGTCAGAATGGTATACTGTTGAACGTCTTCTAAGGAAATATGCTGCTGTATATGGAACAAATATTTTTGT GTACTACTATCGGCGCTCTGGTTGA
- the LOC113731738 gene encoding probable helicase CHR10 isoform X1, which yields MGLGKTLQAISFLSYLKVHRRSSGPFLVLCPLSVTDSWVSEVANFAPKIRVLCYVGEKEHRCTLRKKMYEHVKGQLLLSNVPSLAFDMLLTTYDIALIDQDFLSQFPWHYAIIDEAQRLKNPSSVLYHVLKERFIMLRKLLMTGTPIQNNLTELWALMHFCMPLVFGRLEEFLSAFKEAGDPSCCNSEIARNQFIKLKYVLGAFMLRRTKSKLIESGNLVLPPLTEITVMAPLVPLQKKVYVSILRKELPKLLAFASGALNAASLRNIVVQLRKACSHPYLFPGIEPEPYQEGEHLVQASGKLVILDHILQKLHNSGHRVLLFAQMTKTLDILQDFLEWRKYSYERLDGSVRAEERFVAIRSFSQQSQKGSSTSKADESSEFVFMISTRAGGVGLNLVAADTVIFYEQDWNPQVDKQALQRAHRIGQKNHVLSINLVTSKTVEEVIMRRAERKLQLSHNVIGDDIVNQEGKEMSGPEDGDLRSVMLGLHKFDPLEMSNENSNQIDKNELTAMAERVVAFRYKLQSEIDDRKFEVNPVDMLHGTDILTRGGPESIKYDPDLDEATYCEWVEKFKETSPSNHDSIIEVGNRRGILEDKHLKAQAARKKAEQKKLSKWEALGYVSLAVVDPVIPTEDNILSDSGSVNFVYGDCTDPSRFSASESTVIFSCIDNSGNWGHGGLFDALQKLSASIPAAYQRAHEFGDLHLGDLHVVEITKDSGEVASGSPVRQWVALAVVQSYNPRRKVPRSNISIPDLECCLAKASFFASQNSASIHMPRIGYQDASDRSEWYTVERLLRKYAAVYGTNIFVYYYRRSG from the exons ATGGGGTTGGGAAAGACTTTACAAGCAATATCTTTTTTGAGTTATTTGAAGGTTCATCGGAGGTCTTCTGGGCCATTCT TGGTATTATGTCCACTGAGTGTGACTGATAGCTGGGTATCCGAAGTAGCCAATTTTGCTCCCAAGATAAGAGTCCTCTGTTATGTTGGAGAAAAGGAACATAGATGTACCTTGCGCAAGAAGATGTATGAGCATGTCAAAGGCCAGCTTTTATTGTCTAAT GTACCATCATTAGCTTTTGATATGCTACTGACTACATATGACATAGCATTAATTGATCAGGATTTTCTGTCGCAATTTCCATGGCATTATGCAATCATTGATGAAGCACAGAGACTTAAAAATCCTTCAAGT GTTTTGTATCATGTCCTCAAAGAAAGGTTCATTATGCTGAGAAAGTTGCTGATGACTGGCACTCCTATCCAGAACAATCTAACTGAACTTTGGGCTTTGATGCACTTCTGTATGCCCTTAGTATTTGGAAGATTGGAGGAGTTCCTTTCAGCATTCAAAGAAGCTGGAGATCCTTCAT GTTGCAATTCAGAGATAGCTCGAAATCAGTTTATTAAACTGAAATATGTACTTGGAGCATTCATGCTTCGAAGAACCAAATCAAAGCTTATTGAGTCTGGGAACCTTGTGCTGCCGCCTCTCACTGAGATCACTGT GATGGCACCCTTGGTTCCTCTGCAGAAGAAAGTCTATGTGTCCATATTGCGCAAAGAGCTTCCTAAGCTGCTGGCATTTGCTTCAGGAGCCTTAAATGCTGCTTCCTTGCGGAACATT GTAGTTCAGCTACGCAAGGCATGTAGTCATCCTTACCTTTTTCCTGGTATTGAGCCTGAACCATATCAAGAGGGTGAACACCTAGTTCAG GCTAGCGGGAAACTCGTAATTCTAGATCATATACTGCAGAAGCTGCATAATTCTGGACATCGTGTTCTTCTTTTTGCTCAGATGACCAAAACACTTGATATATTACAG GATTTTCTAGAATGGAGGAAATACTCTTATGAGCGTCTTGATGGTTCAGTTCGTGCCGAGGAGCGGTTTGTGGCAATAAGAAGTTTCAGCCAACAATCCCAAAAAGGAAGCTCAACTTCTAAAGCAGATGAAAGCAGTGAATTTGTCTTTATGATTTCTACTAGAGCTGGGGGAGTCGGGCTGAATCTGGTGGCTGCTGATACT GTCATATTTTACGAACAAGATTGGAATCCCCAGGTCGACAAGCAAGCTCTCCAACGTGCTCACAGGATTGGTCAAAAGAATCATGTTTTATCCATAAATTTAGTGACATCAAAAACAGTAGAGGAG GTTATTATGCGTCGGGCAGAACGCAAATTGCAACTTAGCCATAATGTTATAGGAGATGATATTGTCAATCAGGAAGGGAAAGAGATGTCAGGACCTGAAGATGGTGACTTGCGGTCTGTCATGCTTGGTTTGCATAAATTTGACCCTCTAGAGATGAGCAATGAAAATTCCAatcaaattgacaaaaatgaaTTGACTGCAATGGCAGAGAGGGTTGTTGCATTTCGCTACAAGCTACAATCAGAAATAGATGACAGAAAGTTTGAGGTCAATCCAGTAGATATGTTGCATGGGACAGACATTTTAACTCGAGGAGGTCCAGAGTCCATAAAGTATGACCCTGACTTAGATGAGGCAACTTACTGTGAGTGGGTGGAAAAGTTTAAGGAAACATCACCATCAAACCATGATAGTATTATAGAGGTAGGAAATAGGAGAGGCATACTGGAGGACAAGCACCTCAAAGCCCAGGCTGCTAGGAAAAAAGCAGAGCAGAAGAAATTGTCCAAGTGGGAAGCTCTTGGATATGTTTCATTAGCTGTTGTTGATCCTGTGATCCCTACAGAGGACAACATTTTGTcagattctggttctgttaaTTTTGTTTATGGGGATTGCACAGATCCTTCACGATTTTCTGCATCAGAATCTACAGTTATATTCAG CTGCATAGATAACTCTGGAAATTGGGGTCATGGTGGTCTGTTTGATGCACTTCAAAAACTTTCAGCTTCCATTCCGGCTGCATACCAACGAGCTCATGAGTTTGGCGATCTTCATCTGGGTGATCTGCATGTCGTTGAAATTACAA AGGATTCTGGTGAAGTAGCTAGTGGCAGTCCTGTTCGTCAATGGGTAGCTTTAGCTGTTGTACAATCATATAATCCTAGGCGTAAGGTCCCTCGGAGCAATATTTCTATTCCTGATTTGGAATGTTGTCTAGCTAAAGCATCATTTTTTGCATCTCAAAATTCAG CTTCAATCCATATGCCAAGGATTGGTTACCAGGACGCATCAGATCGGTCAGAATGGTATACTGTTGAACGTCTTCTAAGGAAATATGCTGCTGTATATGGAACAAATATTTTTGT GTACTACTATCGGCGCTCTGGTTGA
- the LOC113731738 gene encoding probable helicase CHR10 isoform X2, translating into MGLGKTLQAISFLSYLKVHRRSSGPFLVLCPLSVTDSWVSEVANFAPKIRVLCYVGEKEHRCTLRKKMYEHVKGQLLLSNVPSLAFDMLLTTYDIALIDQDFLSQFPWHYAIIDEAQRLKNPSSVLYHVLKERFIMLRKLLMTGTPIQNNLTELWALMHFCMPLVFGRLEEFLSAFKEAGDPSCCNSEIARNQFIKLKYVLGAFMLRRTKSKLIESGNLVLPPLTEITVMAPLVPLQKKVYVSILRKELPKLLAFASGALNAASLRNIVVQLRKACSHPYLFPGIEPEPYQEGEHLVQDFLEWRKYSYERLDGSVRAEERFVAIRSFSQQSQKGSSTSKADESSEFVFMISTRAGGVGLNLVAADTVIFYEQDWNPQVDKQALQRAHRIGQKNHVLSINLVTSKTVEEVIMRRAERKLQLSHNVIGDDIVNQEGKEMSGPEDGDLRSVMLGLHKFDPLEMSNENSNQIDKNELTAMAERVVAFRYKLQSEIDDRKFEVNPVDMLHGTDILTRGGPESIKYDPDLDEATYCEWVEKFKETSPSNHDSIIEVGNRRGILEDKHLKAQAARKKAEQKKLSKWEALGYVSLAVVDPVIPTEDNILSDSGSVNFVYGDCTDPSRFSASESTVIFSCIDNSGNWGHGGLFDALQKLSASIPAAYQRAHEFGDLHLGDLHVVEITKDSGEVASGSPVRQWVALAVVQSYNPRRKVPRSNISIPDLECCLAKASFFASQNSASIHMPRIGYQDASDRSEWYTVERLLRKYAAVYGTNIFVYYYRRSG; encoded by the exons ATGGGGTTGGGAAAGACTTTACAAGCAATATCTTTTTTGAGTTATTTGAAGGTTCATCGGAGGTCTTCTGGGCCATTCT TGGTATTATGTCCACTGAGTGTGACTGATAGCTGGGTATCCGAAGTAGCCAATTTTGCTCCCAAGATAAGAGTCCTCTGTTATGTTGGAGAAAAGGAACATAGATGTACCTTGCGCAAGAAGATGTATGAGCATGTCAAAGGCCAGCTTTTATTGTCTAAT GTACCATCATTAGCTTTTGATATGCTACTGACTACATATGACATAGCATTAATTGATCAGGATTTTCTGTCGCAATTTCCATGGCATTATGCAATCATTGATGAAGCACAGAGACTTAAAAATCCTTCAAGT GTTTTGTATCATGTCCTCAAAGAAAGGTTCATTATGCTGAGAAAGTTGCTGATGACTGGCACTCCTATCCAGAACAATCTAACTGAACTTTGGGCTTTGATGCACTTCTGTATGCCCTTAGTATTTGGAAGATTGGAGGAGTTCCTTTCAGCATTCAAAGAAGCTGGAGATCCTTCAT GTTGCAATTCAGAGATAGCTCGAAATCAGTTTATTAAACTGAAATATGTACTTGGAGCATTCATGCTTCGAAGAACCAAATCAAAGCTTATTGAGTCTGGGAACCTTGTGCTGCCGCCTCTCACTGAGATCACTGT GATGGCACCCTTGGTTCCTCTGCAGAAGAAAGTCTATGTGTCCATATTGCGCAAAGAGCTTCCTAAGCTGCTGGCATTTGCTTCAGGAGCCTTAAATGCTGCTTCCTTGCGGAACATT GTAGTTCAGCTACGCAAGGCATGTAGTCATCCTTACCTTTTTCCTGGTATTGAGCCTGAACCATATCAAGAGGGTGAACACCTAGTTCAG GATTTTCTAGAATGGAGGAAATACTCTTATGAGCGTCTTGATGGTTCAGTTCGTGCCGAGGAGCGGTTTGTGGCAATAAGAAGTTTCAGCCAACAATCCCAAAAAGGAAGCTCAACTTCTAAAGCAGATGAAAGCAGTGAATTTGTCTTTATGATTTCTACTAGAGCTGGGGGAGTCGGGCTGAATCTGGTGGCTGCTGATACT GTCATATTTTACGAACAAGATTGGAATCCCCAGGTCGACAAGCAAGCTCTCCAACGTGCTCACAGGATTGGTCAAAAGAATCATGTTTTATCCATAAATTTAGTGACATCAAAAACAGTAGAGGAG GTTATTATGCGTCGGGCAGAACGCAAATTGCAACTTAGCCATAATGTTATAGGAGATGATATTGTCAATCAGGAAGGGAAAGAGATGTCAGGACCTGAAGATGGTGACTTGCGGTCTGTCATGCTTGGTTTGCATAAATTTGACCCTCTAGAGATGAGCAATGAAAATTCCAatcaaattgacaaaaatgaaTTGACTGCAATGGCAGAGAGGGTTGTTGCATTTCGCTACAAGCTACAATCAGAAATAGATGACAGAAAGTTTGAGGTCAATCCAGTAGATATGTTGCATGGGACAGACATTTTAACTCGAGGAGGTCCAGAGTCCATAAAGTATGACCCTGACTTAGATGAGGCAACTTACTGTGAGTGGGTGGAAAAGTTTAAGGAAACATCACCATCAAACCATGATAGTATTATAGAGGTAGGAAATAGGAGAGGCATACTGGAGGACAAGCACCTCAAAGCCCAGGCTGCTAGGAAAAAAGCAGAGCAGAAGAAATTGTCCAAGTGGGAAGCTCTTGGATATGTTTCATTAGCTGTTGTTGATCCTGTGATCCCTACAGAGGACAACATTTTGTcagattctggttctgttaaTTTTGTTTATGGGGATTGCACAGATCCTTCACGATTTTCTGCATCAGAATCTACAGTTATATTCAG CTGCATAGATAACTCTGGAAATTGGGGTCATGGTGGTCTGTTTGATGCACTTCAAAAACTTTCAGCTTCCATTCCGGCTGCATACCAACGAGCTCATGAGTTTGGCGATCTTCATCTGGGTGATCTGCATGTCGTTGAAATTACAA AGGATTCTGGTGAAGTAGCTAGTGGCAGTCCTGTTCGTCAATGGGTAGCTTTAGCTGTTGTACAATCATATAATCCTAGGCGTAAGGTCCCTCGGAGCAATATTTCTATTCCTGATTTGGAATGTTGTCTAGCTAAAGCATCATTTTTTGCATCTCAAAATTCAG CTTCAATCCATATGCCAAGGATTGGTTACCAGGACGCATCAGATCGGTCAGAATGGTATACTGTTGAACGTCTTCTAAGGAAATATGCTGCTGTATATGGAACAAATATTTTTGT GTACTACTATCGGCGCTCTGGTTGA
- the LOC113731738 gene encoding probable helicase CHR10 isoform X3 — translation MYEHVKGQLLLSNVPSLAFDMLLTTYDIALIDQDFLSQFPWHYAIIDEAQRLKNPSSVLYHVLKERFIMLRKLLMTGTPIQNNLTELWALMHFCMPLVFGRLEEFLSAFKEAGDPSCCNSEIARNQFIKLKYVLGAFMLRRTKSKLIESGNLVLPPLTEITVMAPLVPLQKKVYVSILRKELPKLLAFASGALNAASLRNIVVQLRKACSHPYLFPGIEPEPYQEGEHLVQASGKLVILDHILQKLHNSGHRVLLFAQMTKTLDILQDFLEWRKYSYERLDGSVRAEERFVAIRSFSQQSQKGSSTSKADESSEFVFMISTRAGGVGLNLVAADTVIFYEQDWNPQVDKQALQRAHRIGQKNHVLSINLVTSKTVEEVIMRRAERKLQLSHNVIGDDIVNQEGKEMSGPEDGDLRSVMLGLHKFDPLEMSNENSNQIDKNELTAMAERVVAFRYKLQSEIDDRKFEVNPVDMLHGTDILTRGGPESIKYDPDLDEATYCEWVEKFKETSPSNHDSIIEVGNRRGILEDKHLKAQAARKKAEQKKLSKWEALGYVSLAVVDPVIPTEDNILSDSGSVNFVYGDCTDPSRFSASESTVIFSCIDNSGNWGHGGLFDALQKLSASIPAAYQRAHEFGDLHLGDLHVVEITKDSGEVASGSPVRQWVALAVVQSYNPRRKVPRSNISIPDLECCLAKASFFASQNSASIHMPRIGYQDASDRSEWYTVERLLRKYAAVYGTNIFVYYYRRSG, via the exons ATGTATGAGCATGTCAAAGGCCAGCTTTTATTGTCTAAT GTACCATCATTAGCTTTTGATATGCTACTGACTACATATGACATAGCATTAATTGATCAGGATTTTCTGTCGCAATTTCCATGGCATTATGCAATCATTGATGAAGCACAGAGACTTAAAAATCCTTCAAGT GTTTTGTATCATGTCCTCAAAGAAAGGTTCATTATGCTGAGAAAGTTGCTGATGACTGGCACTCCTATCCAGAACAATCTAACTGAACTTTGGGCTTTGATGCACTTCTGTATGCCCTTAGTATTTGGAAGATTGGAGGAGTTCCTTTCAGCATTCAAAGAAGCTGGAGATCCTTCAT GTTGCAATTCAGAGATAGCTCGAAATCAGTTTATTAAACTGAAATATGTACTTGGAGCATTCATGCTTCGAAGAACCAAATCAAAGCTTATTGAGTCTGGGAACCTTGTGCTGCCGCCTCTCACTGAGATCACTGT GATGGCACCCTTGGTTCCTCTGCAGAAGAAAGTCTATGTGTCCATATTGCGCAAAGAGCTTCCTAAGCTGCTGGCATTTGCTTCAGGAGCCTTAAATGCTGCTTCCTTGCGGAACATT GTAGTTCAGCTACGCAAGGCATGTAGTCATCCTTACCTTTTTCCTGGTATTGAGCCTGAACCATATCAAGAGGGTGAACACCTAGTTCAG GCTAGCGGGAAACTCGTAATTCTAGATCATATACTGCAGAAGCTGCATAATTCTGGACATCGTGTTCTTCTTTTTGCTCAGATGACCAAAACACTTGATATATTACAG GATTTTCTAGAATGGAGGAAATACTCTTATGAGCGTCTTGATGGTTCAGTTCGTGCCGAGGAGCGGTTTGTGGCAATAAGAAGTTTCAGCCAACAATCCCAAAAAGGAAGCTCAACTTCTAAAGCAGATGAAAGCAGTGAATTTGTCTTTATGATTTCTACTAGAGCTGGGGGAGTCGGGCTGAATCTGGTGGCTGCTGATACT GTCATATTTTACGAACAAGATTGGAATCCCCAGGTCGACAAGCAAGCTCTCCAACGTGCTCACAGGATTGGTCAAAAGAATCATGTTTTATCCATAAATTTAGTGACATCAAAAACAGTAGAGGAG GTTATTATGCGTCGGGCAGAACGCAAATTGCAACTTAGCCATAATGTTATAGGAGATGATATTGTCAATCAGGAAGGGAAAGAGATGTCAGGACCTGAAGATGGTGACTTGCGGTCTGTCATGCTTGGTTTGCATAAATTTGACCCTCTAGAGATGAGCAATGAAAATTCCAatcaaattgacaaaaatgaaTTGACTGCAATGGCAGAGAGGGTTGTTGCATTTCGCTACAAGCTACAATCAGAAATAGATGACAGAAAGTTTGAGGTCAATCCAGTAGATATGTTGCATGGGACAGACATTTTAACTCGAGGAGGTCCAGAGTCCATAAAGTATGACCCTGACTTAGATGAGGCAACTTACTGTGAGTGGGTGGAAAAGTTTAAGGAAACATCACCATCAAACCATGATAGTATTATAGAGGTAGGAAATAGGAGAGGCATACTGGAGGACAAGCACCTCAAAGCCCAGGCTGCTAGGAAAAAAGCAGAGCAGAAGAAATTGTCCAAGTGGGAAGCTCTTGGATATGTTTCATTAGCTGTTGTTGATCCTGTGATCCCTACAGAGGACAACATTTTGTcagattctggttctgttaaTTTTGTTTATGGGGATTGCACAGATCCTTCACGATTTTCTGCATCAGAATCTACAGTTATATTCAG CTGCATAGATAACTCTGGAAATTGGGGTCATGGTGGTCTGTTTGATGCACTTCAAAAACTTTCAGCTTCCATTCCGGCTGCATACCAACGAGCTCATGAGTTTGGCGATCTTCATCTGGGTGATCTGCATGTCGTTGAAATTACAA AGGATTCTGGTGAAGTAGCTAGTGGCAGTCCTGTTCGTCAATGGGTAGCTTTAGCTGTTGTACAATCATATAATCCTAGGCGTAAGGTCCCTCGGAGCAATATTTCTATTCCTGATTTGGAATGTTGTCTAGCTAAAGCATCATTTTTTGCATCTCAAAATTCAG CTTCAATCCATATGCCAAGGATTGGTTACCAGGACGCATCAGATCGGTCAGAATGGTATACTGTTGAACGTCTTCTAAGGAAATATGCTGCTGTATATGGAACAAATATTTTTGT GTACTACTATCGGCGCTCTGGTTGA
- the LOC113728731 gene encoding deoxypodophyllotoxin synthase-like: MAASQSPCKLPIIDLKKDNLKPGTSSWTATCDSVRHALEEYGCFLVVQDHVSAQFEKEVFDVVRELFDLPTETKSQHNLDMFVGYVGQLPHAPLHESMEIPNATTIDGVQAFTDLMWPSGNKRFCESMLTYAKSVAEVEQTVDRVVFASYGTMDHLESHIESSTYILRPLKYTPPEMHNNVDVGADVHTDKGFITVLHQNQVNALKVQARNGEWIDVDFSPASFLVLAGDAYQAWSNDRIHPPRHQVIMKENKERYCIALFAYNYGMVNVPEILIDEKHPLAFKPFDNFDLLRCFLSRTTDMSSSTAKAYCGINA, from the exons ATGGCCGCTTCGCAATCACCCTGCAAACTCCCCATCATAGATCTAAAAAAAGACAACTTGAAACCAGGTACAAGTTCATGGACAGCGACTTGTGACTCAGTCCGCCATGCTCTCGAAGAATATGGCTGTTTTTTGGTAGTGCAGGATCATGTTTCTGCacaatttgaaaaggaagtctTTGATGTGGTGAGGGAATTGTTTGATCTTCCTACTGAAACAAAATCCCAACATAACCTCGACATGTTCGTAGGCTATGTTGGTCAACTTCCTCATGCTCCTCTCCACGAAAGCATGGAAATTCCCAATGCAACAACGATTGATGGAGTTCAAGCTTTCACAGATCTCATGTGGCCTTCAGGAAACAAGAGATTTTG TGAAAGTATGCTAACTTATGCAAAGTCGGTGGCTGAAGTGGAACAAACAGTGGACAGGGTGGTATTCGCAAGCTACGGTACAATGGACCACTTGGAATCACATATTGAGTCTTCCACATATATCCTTCGACCACTAAAGTACACCCCACCAGAAATGCACAACAACGTTGATGTTGGCGCTGATGTTCATACTGATAAGGGCTTCATCACCGTGCTTCATCAGAACCAAGTGAATGCCTTGAAGGTACAAGCAAGGAATGGGGAATGGATTGATGTGGACTTCTCACCAGCATCGTTTCTCGTCCTAGCAGGCGACGCATACCAG GCATGGAGCAATGACAGAATTCACCCTCCAAGGCACCAAGTGATCAtgaaagaaaacaaggaaaggTACTGCATTGCCCTGTTTGCTTACAACTACGGGATGGTGAATGTACCGGAGATACTAATTGATGAAAAGCACCCTTTGGCATTTAAGCCATTTGATAATTTTGATTTACTCCGGTGCTTCTTATCACGTACGACTGACATGTCCTCCAGTACTGCTAAAGCCTATTGTGGCATTAACGCCTGA